The following are encoded in a window of Fusarium falciforme chromosome 11, complete sequence genomic DNA:
- a CDS encoding Hydrolase-4 domain-containing protein: MRSTHLVLTSLFTHGLASGKTYPSGASDALALTQPYYPPTADCWEYKVPVTITSENLVFDFPDWKDDYALQDFLTAATTRASAGYPSPINGTKNETETFTLAASFCTPKKSNKKKTVILATHGIGQARTHWSSAYEPDKYNFVQHAISQGYSVWFYDRLGTGESEKVSGFTNQLRKQKAILVELAKLVKDGQYTGTFGKPNKLAVMGFSFGSFITHFAVAENPDIADAAILTAINYNTTGLNANGLVRSFVPRVASLQNPRRFGLLDPGYLTWVDSFAQINTYFKYPYYDLPTASYCEEYKQPFGIGEFLTLTDGDFDASRFTGAALAITGKTDYIICDGECEGIFEEPARTIWKNAKFQPYLHPHASHNFNFHHNATGAYKVITNFLESNGL; the protein is encoded by the exons ATGCGTTCCACTCATCTCGTCCTTACCTCTCTCTTCACCCATGGTCTTGCTTCCGGCAAGACCTACCCTTCTGGCGCCTCTGATGCCCTGGCCTTGACCCAGCCATACTATCCACCAACTGCCGACTGCTGGGAATATAAGGTTCCAGTCACCATCACGTCTGAGAACCTCGTATTTGACTTTCCCGACTGGAAGGACGATTATGCACTCCAAGACTTCCTGACGGCTGCTACAACTCGAGCCAGTGCTGGTTACCCCAGCCCCATCAACGGCACCAAGAATGAGACCGAGACCTTCACCCTCGCTGCCTCCTTCTGCACTCCAAAGAAgtccaacaagaagaagaccgTCATTCTTGCCACCCATGGCATTGGACAGGCTCGCACTCATTGGAGCTCTGCCTACGAGCCTGACAAGTACAACTTTGTTCAGCACGCCATCAGCCAAGGCTACTCCGTCTGGTTTTATGATCGCCTAGGCACCGGCGAATCTGAGAA AGTCTCTGGCTTCACCAACCAGCTTCGCAAGCAAAAGGCTATCCTCGTTGAGCTCGCCAAGCTGGTCAAGGATGGCCAGTACACTGGCACGTTTGGAAAACCCAACAAGCTCGCCGTCATGGGCTTCTCTTTTGGATCCTTCATCACTCACTTTGCCGTGGCTGAGAACCCCGACATTGCCGATGCTGCCATCTTGACTGCCATCAACTACAACACAACTGGACTGAACGCGAACGGATTGGTTCGCTCTTTCGTTCCTCGGGTGGCGTCTCTTCAGAACCCTCGGCGATTTGGGCTCCTCGACCCCGGATATCTGACCTGGGTCGATAGCTTTGCCCAGATCAACAC TTACTTCAAGTATCCCTACTACGATCTGCCTACAGCATCTTATTGTGAAGAATACAAGCAACCATTCGGCATCGGAGAGTTTCTGACACTCACGGACGGCGACTTTGATGCCAGCCGCTTCACCGGCGCAGCTCTC GCCATCACGGGCAAGACCGACTACATCATCTGTGACGGAGAATGCGAGGGCATCTTTGAGGAGCCTGCCCGCACCATCTGGAAGAATGCCAAGTTCCAGCCCTACCTCCACCCTCACGCTAGCCACAACTTCAACTTCCATCACAACGCCACTGGAGCGTACAAGGTCATTACCAATTTTTTGGAGTCTAACGGTCTTTAA
- a CDS encoding PKS-ER domain-containing protein produces MAPTSNKSFIYKKIPDVYLVPGEHIVVEDRPLDLDSAPLEGGILVKVFYSSLDPYIRDRTRDPSIEDFIPALDVDTPIVSAIVGRVIRSESEKYQTGDLVMAFYGDHVEYALIKGDKLEDAGLWKISNPHGLDITYFLGVLGMAGTTAFQGLYNIGKPKKGETIFVSAAAGSVGQLVGQLAKAEGLKVIGSAGSQAKIDFVVNELGFDGAFNYKTDEPGEALKRLAPEGIDIFWDGVGGPQLDAALIALKPYGRIVSCGTMAMYHDKPEDLYGVKNLWVVPNKYLKMEGFIVDLSIDKYEAMIEKVAPLIASGQFKVLQDITVGIKNAPEALAGIFTGKNFGKGVLQIAEPDA; encoded by the exons atGGCGCCAACGTCCAACAAGTCTTTCATCTACAAGAAGATCCCAGACGTCTATCTGGTTCCCGGGGAGCACATCGTCGTCGAAGACCGACCCTTGGATCTTGATTCTGCCCCGCTTGAGGGTGGCATCCTTGTCAAGGTCTTCTATTCCTCCTTAGATCCCTACATCCGTGATCGCACGCGCGATCCCTCCATCGAGGACTTCATTCCAGCTCTCGATGTCGATACTCCCATCGTCAGCGCCATCGTCGGCCGTGTCATTCGGTCCGAGTCTGAGAAGTACCAAACCGGAGATCTCGTGATGGCCTTTTACGGCGACCACGTCGAGTATGCTCTCATCAAGGGAGATAAGCTCGAGGACGCCGGCTTGTGGAAGATCTCCAACCCCCATGGGCTGGACATTACGTACTTCCTAGGCGTGCTGGGAATGGCAGGTACCACAGCGTTCCAAGGCCTGTACAACATTGGTAAGCCCAAGAAGGGGGAGACCATATTTGTCAGCGCCGCAGCCGGGTCAGTTGGGCAGCTTGTTGGGCAACTCGCCAAGGCCGAAGGACTCAAAGTCATTGGCTCGGCGggaagccaagccaagattGACTTTGTGGTCAATGAACTCGGCTTCGACGGGGCTTTCAACTACAAGACGGACGAACCTGGCGAGGCGCTGAAGAGACTGGCGCCCGAGGGAATCGACATTTTCTGGGACGGCGTTGGTGGACCACAGCTAGATGCTGCCTTGATAGCTCTGAAGCCATACGGACGCATTGTTTCGTGCGGAACA ATGGCTATGTACCATGACAAGCCTGAGGACTTGTACGGCGTCAAGAACCTCTGGGTGGTCCCCAACAAGTATCTCAAGATGGAAGGCTTCATCGTGGACCTCTCGATCGACAAGTACGAGGCCATGATCGAAAAGGTTGCGCCTCTGATCGCCTCTGGCCAGTTCAAGGTCCTCCAGGATATCACCGTCGGGATCAAGAATGCGCCCGAAGCTTTGGCAGGGATCTTTACGGGCAAGAACTTTGGGAAAGGTGTTCTTCAGATTGCGGAGCCTGATGCATAG
- a CDS encoding Zn(2)-C6 fungal-type domain-containing protein — MVGVPGRSKGCNTCRKRRVKCDETKPVCVRCTKGGFECLGYIRNRVWRHTSTAPFPTTEPTEATSAGQNASASSSKDTDLTNTRVASPPPEMSLIAFQGDFCFSFMFSNFVWRSYGASWLDQAAAGKLGRLSLDATKALSQANFGKSNHQSGIELKGVIQYGKCLESLAQELGSSCGRDLLVPILVLMMHAASHADQTGAVSHLRGLARLLHICGPEAFQQQPLLNAFEAARATLLVASLYGKQPLFLEEERWRSVPFAANAGSKSPQSYLLDILVAVPRILHDHAAYGSSDEAQQIPYGDLLRRAEALLVSLYRWRWQWQARSGDQVEVDAGTTSQLNGPAAGALGSIGTSRQSGRLRFGKFTLATELMLYNATLMWLLALLWKMDPLGASQRIETCAATATPAEASVGYLRFEPLRRPGASVSVRDPAMEILRAFEWVTRHHSRSKEPTFLYLFPVGMTLSVLEKEPEAKAWAISLLNRSPITANYAQGQNPAGFGFYVTREALHPETVEAELQLFSEQDLQQLAI, encoded by the exons ATGGTTGGCGTCCCCGGTCGCAGCAAAGGCTGCAACACCTGCAGAAAGCGCAGAGTCAAGTGCG ATGAAACTAAGCCCGTCTGTGTACGTTGTACCAAGGGCGGCTTTGAATGCCTGGGATACATCAGGAACCGAGTTTGGCGGCACACTTCGACCGCTCCATTCCCGACCACGGAACCTACAGAAGCGACGTCGGCGGGACAGAATGCTTCAGCCAGTTCCAGCAAAGACACCGACCTTACGAATACTCGGGTTGCCTCCCCACCACCCGAGATGAGCCTGATCGCTTTTCAAGGAGACTTTTGCTTCTCCTTTATGTTTTCCAACTTTGTCTGGCGAAGCTACGGAGCCTCTTGGCTTGATCAGGCTGCGGCAGGGAAACTCGGTCGTCTCTCTCTAGATGCCACCAAGGCCCTCTCCCAGGCGAACTTTGGGAAGTCAAATCACCAGTCAGGTATTGAACTCAAGGGAGTCATACAGTACGGAAAGTGTCTTGAGAGTTTGGCTCAAGAACTAGGGAGCAGCTGCGGGCGGGACCTGCTTGTGCCCATTCTTGTGCTGATGATGCATGCT GCATCTCATGCAGATCAAACTGGCGCCGTATCTCATCTGAGAGGTCTTGCTAGGCTGTTACATATCTGTGGACCGGAAGCCtttcagcagcagcctctaCTCAATGCGTTCGAGGCAGCACGAGCAACACTG CTTGTTGCTAGCTTGTACGGAAAACAACCTCTTTTTTTGGAAGAAGAGCGCTGGCGAAGCGTACCATTTGCCGCAAATGCTGGGTCTAAGTCACCGCAGAGCTATCTACTTGATATTCTCGTTGCTGTGCCAAGAATACTCCACGACCACGCCGCGTATGGGTCCTCAGATGAGGCTCAGCAGATTCCATACGGAGACTTGTTGAGAAGAGCCGAGGCACTCCTTGTTTCACTCTAtcgttggcgttggcaaTGGCAAGCTCGCTCCGGTGATCAAGTCGAGGTTGATGCTGGTACTACTTCCCAGCTCAATGGTCCAGCAGCCGGGGCTCTAGGTTCCATCGGCACTTCAAGGCAGTCGGGACGCCTCAGATTCGGCAAGTTCACACTTGCGACGGAGCTTATGCTCTACAACGCCACGCTGATGTGGCTGCTGGCGCTTCTGTGGAAGATGGACCCTCTTGGCGCGAGCCAACGCATCGAAACTTGTGCAGCAACTGCTACACCCGCTGAGGCCTCCGTCGGATACCTAAGGTTTGAACCACTCCGGAGACCCGGTGCTTCAGTCTCGGTTCGAGATCCCGCCATGGAGATCCTCCGCGCTTTCGAGTGGGTGACCCGCCATCACAGCCGAAGCAAGGAGCCCACGTTCCTGTACCTATTCCCAGTTGGGATGACACTGAGCGTTTTAGAGAAGGAGCCTGAGGCAAAGGCTTGGGCTATCAGTCTGCTGAATAGAAGCCCCATCACGGCGAATTATGCTCAAGGGCAGAACCCGGCTGGATTTGGCTTTTATGTCACTCGCGAGGCACTTCATCCAGAGACGGTCGAGGCAGAGTTGCAACTATTCTCGGAGCAGGATCTACAACAGCTTGCAATATGA